From a single Hypanus sabinus isolate sHypSab1 chromosome 7, sHypSab1.hap1, whole genome shotgun sequence genomic region:
- the LOC132396882 gene encoding zinc finger protein 420-like: MPLTCSDCGKVFTHSSTLQRHQRVHTGEKPFTCSKCGKGFTQKSNLVSHYRIHTGERPFTCSECGISFSQSWQLKEHQRVHTGEKLFTCSDCGRAFTRPSELKVHQRVHTGERPFKCLDCGKAFTHSSTLQRHQQVHTGEKSFSCSDCGKAFTDSSMLQRHQRLHTGERPFTCSDCGKAFTQKSHLQTHRRVHTGEKPFTCSECGKGFTQSSTLVSHYRVHTGERPFTCSECGIGFSQSWQLKEHQRVHTGEKPFTCSDCGKEFTRSSELKVHQRLHTGEKPFICSDCGKAFTDSYTLQRHQRVHTGEKPFTCYECGKGFTQSSTLVSHYRVHTGERPFICSECGKAFTQSCHLNEHQRVHTGEKPFSCSDCGKEFTRSSDLKVHQRVHTGEKSFTCSDCGKTFTHSSNLQKHQLVHTGERPFPCSECGKGFTRSSHLLIHQLVHTGERPFTCSDCGKAFAHSSTLQRHQRVHTGEKPFSCSHCGKTFAHSFTLQRHQRVHSGERPFTCSDCGKQYICSSQLKEHQRVHTGERPFTCSV; this comes from the coding sequence ATGCCGCtgacctgctcagactgtggaaaggtattcacacactcatccacgctacaaagacaccagcgagttcacactggagagaaaccattcacctgctccaaatgtgggaagggattcactcagaaaTCCAACCTTGTGTCACATtaccgaattcacactggggagagaccgttcacctgctctgaatgtgggataAGTTTCTCTCAGTCATGGCagctgaaggaacatcagcgagttcacactggagagaaactTTTCACCTGTTCAGATTGTGGGAGGGCATTCACTCGGCCATCAGAGttgaaagtacatcagcgagttcacactggggagaggccgttcaaatgcttagactgtgggaaggcgttcacacactcatccacactacagagacaccagcaagtgCACACTGGGGAGAAATCATTCAgctgctctgactgtgggaaggcattcactgaCTCATCCATGCTACAGAGGcaccagcgacttcacactggagagaggccattcacctgctcagactgtgggaaggcattcactcaGAAATCCCACCTACAGACACaccggcgagttcacactggggagaaaccattcacctgctctgaatgtgggaagggattcactcagtcatctacccttGTGTCACAttaccgagttcacactggggagaggccgttcacctgctctgaatgtgggattGGATTCTCTCAGTCATGgcaactgaaggaacatcaacgagttcacactggagagaaaccattcacctgctcagattgtgggaaggaattcactcgatcatcagaactgaaagttcatcagcgacttcacactggggagaaaccattcatctgctcagactgtgggaaggcattcacagaCTCGTAcacactacagagacaccagcgagttcacactggagagaaaccattcacctgctatgaatgtgggaagggattcactcagtcatctacacTTGTGTCACAttaccgagttcacactggggagaggccgttcatttgttctgaatgtgggaaggcattcactcaGTCATGTCACCTGAatgaacatcagcgagttcacactggagagaaaccgttcagctgctcagattgtgggaaggaattcactcgatcatcagacttgaaagtacatcagcgagttcacactggggagaagtcattcacctgctcagactgtgggaagacctTCACTCATTCGTCGAATCTGCAGAAACACCAgttggttcacactggggagaggccattcccctgctctgaatgtggaaagggattcactcggtcatctcacctactgatacatcagttagttcacactggggagaggccgttcacctgctcagactgtggaaaggcattcgcacactcatccacactacagagacatcagcgagttcacactggggagaaaccattttCCTGCTCACACTGTGGGAAGACATTCGCGCATTCATTCACGCTACAGAGACACCAgagagttcacagtggggagaggccattcacctgctcagactgtgggaaacaATACATTtgctcatctcaactgaaggaacatcagcgagttcacactggggagaggccgttcacctgttctgtgtga